TACCCCCAGTACGAAAGCCACAAGGCTCTCCACGATGGTTTTGTCGAGAGCCTCAAGCAGCTCAAAGAACATCTGGATACGGAAGGCCCTGGGCTGACCTTGGTTCTGAAAACCAACCGAATCGTTGTACAGTGGTTGACGGGACACATTCGCCGAGTTGATACGCAGTTTGCCAAGTTTCTTCATGATCAGGAATAAAATAGACAGGATACGAAAAACAGGTTCCTCCCAGGAGCCTGTTTTTTCCTTTCACCGAGAAGGGGCGGCGCCTCTGGACTTCACGAAACTTGCACATTCTCGGAGCCGAATTTTCAGAGTGTTCCCAATCGCAAGTCTTCCGCGGTCAAAAAACCAGAAAAACCCCATGGTAACACCGTTACAGCCCTTCTACTCCGGGAAACTATTAACTTTTTGTTAGCGTTTCTTGTAAAATCAGGCAGGATTCTCCTGCAATGTCTGTAATTTTCAATATAACAGAAAAGTCTCTGCTGTCCCATTGTTGGTGCTTTTCAAAGGGTTCTAGGGAAAGGCGGGTGATGAGAAGGCGACGGGATTGAGACTAACAGATTGTCCCGATTGGGACATTCCAAGGCAGGAACCTTAGTTGGAGGCAGAGGGCAACAATGAATTTTACTCAATACTCTTTGGATGTGAGAACATGCTAAAAAGTGGATTTCAAAGGTACTTAGTCAACAAATTGGCCTGGTACTTGCTCGCGTTCATCGTAGCCATGGCGTTGAATTTCTTCCTCCCCCGGCTCATCCCCGGAAACCCGGTCCAAACCATCATCACGCAGATGTCCCAGGGAAGCGGCGGGGGCGGCGGAGTCAGCAGTGCTGCTCTTGAGCGGCTCTACGAGACCTTCATGGAAGAGTTCGGTCTCAATAAACCAGTACATATCCAGTTCTATGAGTACGTCAGGAATGTACTGAGCGGGAATCTGGGAACGTCGTTCATGTTGTATCCCGGAAAGGTAATCGATTTAATTCGAGAGGCCCTTCCCTGGACCATAGCAATCCAGGTTCCAGCCATCTTATTCGGATGGCTGATCGGGAACACCCTCGGTGCCCTATGCGCCTATAAAGGCGGACGTTTTGACAGCACCGTGTTCACAACATCGTTATTGTTTTCCAACATCCCGTATTATTGCCTCGCCATCATTTTCGTCTATATCTTTGGCGTAGAGTTGGGATGGTTCCCCCTAGCTGGAGGTCACAGCTGGGGAATGTTCCCAGGGCTTTACTGGGAGTTCATTGTTGATGTCCTGCATCACTGGCTCCTTCCCTTCATGTCTATGGTGTTAGTGGCAATCGGAGGGCAAGCCATTGGGATGCGGGAGATGTCGATTTACGAACTGACCACGGACTACGTCAACTACTCCAAGGCCCTTGGCTTAAGGGATAGCAAAGTAGTTCGGTACGTTTTCCGCAATGCGATGTTACCGCAAATCACCGGATTAGCCCTGTCCTTTGGTACGATGCTGGGCGGAGCTTTGGTGACGGAGTCAGTCTTCTCGTATCCAGGGATGGGTAGTCTGCTCTTTTCCGCCATCCGGCAAAATGACTACCCAGTAATTCAGGGAGTCACCCTGATTCTTACCTTTACGGTACTACTCGCTAACTTTCTAGTTGATATCGCCTATGGATTCATTGATCCTCGAGTTCGGGCGGCTCAGATAGGAGAAAGATAATGGGAGAGGTACTTACTTTACTATTTAGATCAAGACGATTTATCGCTGGGCTGATTATGTTCATTTGTGTCCTTGCCTTCGGGCTCTTCGGCCCCTTCTTCTCCGACATCAATCCCTTCCAATCCGTCGGAGGGCTCTATGATTCACCCTCCAAGACAGCTTGGTTGGGAACCGACAACTTGGGCCGAGACGTATTTACGGGATTAATGTATGGAACACGAACATCCCTTCTCATTGGCCTCATTGCCGGTTGTATCGCCACGTTAATCGGTGTGACGATTGGCAGCGTTGCCGGATATTCCGGGGGTCTATTGGATGAGGCTCTGATGGGCTTTACCAACATCTTCATCACCATTCCCCCCATCGTCATCCTGATTCTCATTTCTGTGGCCGTCGATATCCGATCGGCACCGGCGATGGGAGTAATCATTGGAGTCACCGGTTGGCCCTGGACCGCCAGAGCGGTGCGGGCCCAGACCTCCAGTCTGCGGACTCGCGAACACATCGATGTTGCCCGTATCACTGGAATCGGTCCCCTAGAGATGATTCTGACAGAAGTATTGCCCTATATGTTTTCCTACATCTTTATGGCCTTCATCCTGCAGCTAAGTAGCGCTATTTTGAATGAAGCTACCTTGAGCATGTTGGGACTAGGTCCCAGCCAGACGGTCTCGTTGGGGATCATGCTGCAGTGGGCCTTGCTGTGGGAAGCTGTAAGAACAGGAGCTTGGTGGGCTTTCTTGCCACCGGTGTTCTTCTTAACGGTGATTTCCTTCTCTTTGATGTTGATGAACTCTGGTATGGATGAAGTCTTCAATCCAAGATTAAGGAAGAGCTGACATGAATAAATTGATGACAATCAAAGATCTGAAAGCATATTACCGATTGGTCGATGGCCGAGAGGTAAAAGCGGTAGATGGTGTTTCCTTAGAACTGTGGGAAAACGAAGTCCTTGGCATTGCCGGCGAATCCGGTTGCGGCAAGAGTACCTTGGCCAACGTTATCGCCATGATGCATCAACCGCCGCTATATGTGCGGGGAGGCGAGATGTTTGTTAACGGCGACAACGTCTTCTCCCTAGACCAGGAGAGGCTGAGAAAGTCTGTCCGGGGAACCTATCTGTCGGTGGTTCCCCAGGGTGCAATGAATGCCCTTAACCCAACACAGAAGATCAGTTCCTTTGCCGTCGATGTCATCCGAGAGCACTACCCGGAAATCTCCAAGGCCGAAGCCATCGAGCGGACTAGGCAACGCCTAACGGAACTGGGGCTTCCCGAGCGGGTCTTAAATCTATATCCCCACCAGCTCAGTGGCGGGATGAAGCAGCGGGTGATCATCGTTATCTCTACCCTGCTGAATCCCAAGGTGCTGATCTGTGACGAGCCCACTTCAGCCCTGGATGTAAGCTCTCAGAAGGTGGTAATCCGGTTGCTGGTTACCCTGCTGCGGGAGGGCATCATCCGCAGCATAGTGTTTATCACCCACGAACTGCCCCTTCTGCGGCACTTCGCGGACCGGATCGCCATCATGTATGCCGGTAAACTAACGGAAGTCGGACCGATGGAGGACGTGATTTTTGACCCGGTACACCCCTATACGTCGGCACTGATGAGTTCCGTACTCACTGCTGAAGTAGGCACCAAGGAAAAGACCATCGTCGGTATTCCCGGTGTACCCCCGGATTTGAAGAATCCACCGGTGGGATGTCGATTCAGTCCAAGGTGCCCCTATGTGATGGAGAAGTGCAAGACCCATGAGCCCAATCCCGAAACGGTAGGTGACAGAACGACATGGTGCTGGCTAAATCAGAGCGAAGAAATCTCAACCGAGATACCATCTTAGATGTCCGTAACTTGACCAAGGTGTTTGGTAGCGGAAGAAATGCCACCGTTGCCGTCGACAACATCTCCTTTAGCATCAAACGGGGGGAAGTCATTTCTCTCCTGGGGGAAAGCGGCAGTGGCAAGACAACCACCGCTCGGATGCTGCTGAAGCTGATGCAACCTACCTCGGGAACCATTCTCTTTAGCGGTAGGGACATCACCTCACTGAAGGGCCGACAGGAATCCAAAAAGTATTGGACCCACGTACAAGCGGTGTTCCAGGATCCCTTTTCCTCCTTCAACAGCTTTTATTCCGTGCGGACCTTCCTGGGCAACGCCTTTCGGCTGCTTCCCCACCAGCCCAGTGCTCAGGAAAAGGAAGCAATGATTCAGGAGTGCATGAAAAACGTCGGTCTCAACGCGGACGAACTGTTGGATAAACGTCCCCATGAGCTCAGCGGCGGTCAACGACAAAGGATCATGATTGCTCGGGTCCTGCTTATCAATCCCGATGTTCTCATCGCCGACGAGCCGACGTCGATGATCGACGCGTCCAGCCGAGCTGGAATTCTTAACCTGTTGCTGAATTTGCGAGAAACTATGGGGATGACTATTATGTTCATTACCCATGATATCGGGCTTGCTTACTATACCAGTGATCGGCTGTTGATCATGTCTCAAGGCAAGATCGTCGAACAGGGAGACGCCGATGAGG
The Bacillota bacterium DNA segment above includes these coding regions:
- a CDS encoding ABC transporter ATP-binding protein; the encoded protein is MVLAKSERRNLNRDTILDVRNLTKVFGSGRNATVAVDNISFSIKRGEVISLLGESGSGKTTTARMLLKLMQPTSGTILFSGRDITSLKGRQESKKYWTHVQAVFQDPFSSFNSFYSVRTFLGNAFRLLPHQPSAQEKEAMIQECMKNVGLNADELLDKRPHELSGGQRQRIMIARVLLINPDVLIADEPTSMIDASSRAGILNLLLNLRETMGMTIMFITHDIGLAYYTSDRLLIMSQGKIVEQGDADEVITNPKDEYTKRLMNDVPVLERQWDL
- a CDS encoding ABC transporter permease yields the protein MGEVLTLLFRSRRFIAGLIMFICVLAFGLFGPFFSDINPFQSVGGLYDSPSKTAWLGTDNLGRDVFTGLMYGTRTSLLIGLIAGCIATLIGVTIGSVAGYSGGLLDEALMGFTNIFITIPPIVILILISVAVDIRSAPAMGVIIGVTGWPWTARAVRAQTSSLRTREHIDVARITGIGPLEMILTEVLPYMFSYIFMAFILQLSSAILNEATLSMLGLGPSQTVSLGIMLQWALLWEAVRTGAWWAFLPPVFFLTVISFSLMLMNSGMDEVFNPRLRKS
- a CDS encoding ABC transporter permease, with amino-acid sequence MLKSGFQRYLVNKLAWYLLAFIVAMALNFFLPRLIPGNPVQTIITQMSQGSGGGGGVSSAALERLYETFMEEFGLNKPVHIQFYEYVRNVLSGNLGTSFMLYPGKVIDLIREALPWTIAIQVPAILFGWLIGNTLGALCAYKGGRFDSTVFTTSLLFSNIPYYCLAIIFVYIFGVELGWFPLAGGHSWGMFPGLYWEFIVDVLHHWLLPFMSMVLVAIGGQAIGMREMSIYELTTDYVNYSKALGLRDSKVVRYVFRNAMLPQITGLALSFGTMLGGALVTESVFSYPGMGSLLFSAIRQNDYPVIQGVTLILTFTVLLANFLVDIAYGFIDPRVRAAQIGER
- a CDS encoding ABC transporter ATP-binding protein, with product MNKLMTIKDLKAYYRLVDGREVKAVDGVSLELWENEVLGIAGESGCGKSTLANVIAMMHQPPLYVRGGEMFVNGDNVFSLDQERLRKSVRGTYLSVVPQGAMNALNPTQKISSFAVDVIREHYPEISKAEAIERTRQRLTELGLPERVLNLYPHQLSGGMKQRVIIVISTLLNPKVLICDEPTSALDVSSQKVVIRLLVTLLREGIIRSIVFITHELPLLRHFADRIAIMYAGKLTEVGPMEDVIFDPVHPYTSALMSSVLTAEVGTKEKTIVGIPGVPPDLKNPPVGCRFSPRCPYVMEKCKTHEPNPETVGDRTTWCWLNQSEEISTEIPS